The following proteins are co-located in the Hemitrygon akajei chromosome 25, sHemAka1.3, whole genome shotgun sequence genome:
- the LOC140716376 gene encoding uncharacterized protein, whose protein sequence is MEAKSPIDSGEKPYSCSLCGRGFTRASGLSRHRHSHVGEKPCKCGDCGKGFSYPFELEIHRRSHTGERPFICSVCGKGFTHFSALLKHRRVHTDERPFNCPDCGKCYKSSGELTCHQRIHTDERPFRCSHCGTGFRRSSDLTVHQRTHTGERPFTCSECGKGFPQSSQLTAHQLVHTDHRPFKCSDCEKSFKSKKVLVTHQQVHTGEWPFICSVCGKGFARSSHLQKHQRVHTGERPFFCSVCGKRFAQSSTLLRHQRIHK, encoded by the coding sequence ATGGAAGCAAAAAgccccattgacagtggggagaaACCGTATTCATGTTCACTGTGTGGGCGAGGCTTCACTCGAGCGTCTGGTCTGTCAAGGCACAGGCACAGTCATGTCGGGGAGAAACCATGCAAGTGtggagattgtgggaagggattcagttaCCCCTTTGAACTGGAAATTCATCGGCGCagtcacactggagagaggccattcatctgctcggTGTGTGGCAAAGGATTCACTCATTTTTCTGCCCTACTGAAGCATCGGCGTGTACACACTGATGAGAGACCTTTCAACTGCCCAGATTGCGGGAAATGCTATAAAAGTTCAGGAGAACTTACGTGCCATCAGCGCATACACACTGACGAGAGACCGTTCAGATGCTCTCACTGTGGGACTGGTTTCCGGCGATCATCCGACCTCACTGTGCACCAGCGTactcacaccggggagcggccgttcacctgctccgagtgTGGCAAAGGATTTCCCCAGTCGTCCCAGCTCACAGCtcatcagttagttcacactgaccacaggCCTTTTAAATGTTCCGACTGTGAGAAAAGTTTTAAAAGCAAAAAGGTTCTGGTAactcaccagcaagttcacaccggggagtggccattcatctgctctgtttgtgggaaaggatttgcgcGTTCCTCCCACCTCCAGAagcatcaacgagttcacacggGAGAGAGACCATTCTTCTGCTCTGTGTGTGGGAAACGGTTTGCCCAGTCCTCCAcactactgagacaccagcgaattcacaaaTAG